From Neorhodopirellula lusitana:
TCCAGCGTGATCCAGTTCGGCCCCAACTGACTCGGATACCACGCTTGCAAATCACGGCCGCTTCCGACATGAGTCCATGATGCCTCTGAAGCATCACGGACATTGTCATCGGCGGCCCCGTTAAAGGCATCGATCTGGCACTCGGAGAAGCCTGTCCACAGCGCACAAACGCCGCTGGTTTTTACCGGCTTGGGCCATGTCAGGGTCACGACTTCTGGATGCTCTGCGGATAGCGGTAAGGGGGCACCGTCTTCGGCGTTCTCCCAAGCTTTCCATGTGTGGTTGTGCGACTCATCGACAATCTTTTCGGAAACATCGTCCCGAGCACGCGTCTGCACGAACGCCTGCGGTGCGACGTTCACCAAGCGATCTGGAAGAGGCCAAACGGCAGCAAGTTGGCCTGCCAACTTCGGATCACCCGCTGCTGGCGTGTGGCTGAAACGCATCGCGGCCGTGGAGGTTCCAGGCGGCAAGACCCACATCCCGTAGTCGCCCACGCCAACCTCCGCTTCCGACTCGACGCCGTTAACCAATCGTTTCGCCGCCAACCATTGTGAGTCATCCGCCAAATCGCCCGGATAGGTCGCATCTGTTTTCAAAACACTCAGTGAACCACCCCCACCAACAAGCACGCTTCCCACCGGTACCGCCTCCGTAAAACCGATTCGCAAATAGCGAGTGCCCGGAGCTCGGCCCTCGCCGAACGTGACTCCCTTCCAGTGCGGAGTCGAGTTCTTACACCAAACGACCGCCTTGGGGCCCAGTCGCGCAGCTTGGCTGTCGCCATGAATGCGAACTTCCGGTGAGCCTCCGATCTGGTCAGCGAAAACCAACGGGTCGAGCAGCGAAGCATTCATTGCTGGAAATGCATCGGAAATCGAACTTTGTCCCCAAATGGGACGAGCACTCACAGCGAACAGCAATGCGAGAAATGCAGCGACGACCGCGGAGGCAGGGCAGATGCGAGATATTGGCATGTCATGAAGTCCAAAAGGTCTAATCGAGTGTGCATGTTCCACAGGACGCCGGGACAGATTCCGCCTTCCTGAGAGATCGTCGACGAGTCCGAACACTCTACTGCCACGGTACTAGCGTGAGACGGTCTTGATGCCGACATCGCCCGGAAGGACGACGTTAGAACATTCACGGCCAAGACATTCACGCGTCCGAGCCCGCTGGTCGGATACGCCAAACGTGGGCGAGACTATCCTCCTGGCTCCCGCCTGGTCCGTCATTGCCATCTGAAGTGCAGCAAGGATCAAACTCATGCGTGAACGTTCACGCTTACGTAGCAGTGAGAATTCGCGCAAAAGCGTATGGCGCCGCCAAGGACAAACTAACGCAAAATGGGGAAAATGAGCCAGCCAGCGACCACATTTGGCATCCATAGAGAAGTCTCTTGCGTGTTGGTTGGCGAGCAGTCTAGCGAGCTCGGCCCGTACTGCCTGACGATGTAACGTCCCCAGCGGGAGGCATAGGGACCGCATCTGGAAGGGAGATCACCAATAGACACCGAAAACCATTCGCATAGCCTCCCGATTTTATTGCCAGCTTGAGTTAGACTGGCAGGCTGCAAACTCGCCATCCTGCCGATTCGCCCGAATTGTCAAGCTCGACGGTCTTACAGAAGTTTCAGGCAGAAAAACGACCTTTTTAACGTGGCGTCGCGAGTAAGGCCGTTTTCAATCGGCACGGATGGGGTTAGGAAGGGCGTCTGAGGCACTCCCAGGCATTGGGTCAGGTTTGCAAATGAAGTGACAACTGAGTTCTAGAGAGAAAAGGTTAGTAGATTGATAGTAAGACACATTGCATGCCTGCTGGTCTGCGTGATAGCAGCGTCCAACCTGTCCGCAGCCCCAGTGACGGTTGCGTCGCCCAATGGTCAGGTTGCTGTGTCGTTTGAAGTCTACGACGGCAGGCTGTTCTATTCCGTGGATTGGCAAGACCGTTCGATCGTTGAACCTTCCAAGGTGGAGATCCTATCCAACGCCAAGACGTCGATCACCGGCCACGCCGCGCGTGAAAGCGACACCAAATGGAAGCCGGTCTATGGCCAGTTCAGCACGATCCGAGATCATCATCGTGAATTGACGCTTTCGCTGACCTGCAACGACAAGCCCGTTGAACTGGTTTGCCGCGTTTATGATTCGGGTGTTGGGTTCCGATTTGTCTTGCCGGCGGAATCCGCAGGCGAGAAGTTGACGTACTTCAGTGAGTGCAAGCTAGTTGACGGCGAAACCTACTATTCGGGGCAACGCGGTACCCAATTCAATGATCCAGCAAAGGTCAGACGCCCCAGCGTTCCACTCGTAACGCAGCGGCACGACGGAATGCATGTCGGTTTCCTGGAGTCCGATTTGTACTCCGCCGCCGGTTTTGAAATCATGAGGATCGGTTTCGCTGCGGCAAATCAAACCTTCACGGGCACCAGTTGGGCCGTCTGTAGTGGTGAAGGTCAGGTCACACCTTGGCGAGTGATCTTGATCGGCGAGACGGCCGGTGATTTGACAATCAACACGGTCGCGTTGAACTTGGCCGCCCCCTGCAGACTGTCCGACACGAGCTGGATCAAACCCGGCAAAGGGCTCTGGGACTGGCGGATCCACGGTTACGACAATGGTGAATTTGTCTATGACATCAACACCCGTAGCTACCTGCGGCTAATCGATTTCTGTGCCGACCAGGGCCTCGAGTATCTGACCGTCGACGACCATTGGTTCACCTCGGCTCGTGACGGAAAGATGACCGTTTCGCCCGACGTCGACATCGCCAAGGTGATCAGCTATGCCCAAGAGAAAGGCGTGATGATCATGCTCTACTATGATCGCAGGAAGGGCAACTTCGGGGACAATACGCTCTTCGAACACTATGCCAAACTTGGTGCGGCCGGCATGAAGTACGGATTCATGGGCAACAAAGCCGCGTTCACTCGCGAGAGCATTGATGCGGCTGCCAAGAACCATCTGCTAATCAACTTTCACGATGGGCCAGTGCCGATGGCCGGCGTCGAGCGAACGATGCCGAACTTGATTTCTCGCGAGTATTGCCACGGGCAACAGGACAGCCGAAGTGCCTTCACGCCAGAAACTTTCCTTAAGATGGCAATGGTCAGTTCGCTCGTCGGACCGCTGGATATGTCCAACGGAAATTTTGGCATCAATAGCATTAACGCGGGTGAACGAATAAAGGGCCCCAAGAAAAAGAACAGCTATATTTCAACGGTCGTCAGCGAAGTGGCTCGCAACCTGGTGATCTACACCGGACTCGTCACCTTGCCCGACGCGCCGGAAGAGTACCTGAAGAAGGCGGATCTATTCGACTTCCTGAAGCAGATGCCCGCGACTTGGGACGACACTCGCATCCTGAACTCGAAGATCGGCAACTACATTTCCGTTGCTCGGCGAACGGGTGACGAGTGGTTCATCGGATCGGTCAACGATCAGACCGCTCGCCAGCTCGACATCAAGCTCGACTTCCTGAATCCAGGCCAGACGTATGAAGCCACCGTTTTCCAGGACTCCGCGGACTCACACGGTGTGAAGAACCCCGAAGCCTATGAGATCCACACCATTAGTGTAAAGCAAGGTGACGTGATCCCGGCAAAGATGGCGGTGGGCGGCGGACACGCCATCATCCTGCGTCCCTCCACTATGGCACCGGTCGCAATCAAGTAAGCGGGCACTTTGCTGAACGCAATGTTGAAACGACGACGCCACCTGAACATCCCTTTCCTGTCGTGCGTGTTCCTATCTGAACGTCAGACCTGGTTCTCAGTCAGAGTCAGCCGAGATTCGCAGTTTGCCGAAACCTGTTTTGGTTGTCGGCGTTTAAGACCTGGAGAGTAATCGCCACTTTGAGCGATTTTGTCAAATTGACATCGGGGACTGGAGTGCCTTCGGTGAACGTTCGTACCTAAGGTCGAGTCGATGATCAAGCGTCAAGCCTTCATGCTCGTGTGGTTACCAGTCTTGCTGGTTACCCATCTCCATTGCGTGCAAGGGCAAGACTCCGTAATCGACTTACCAAAGAATTTGGACCAGGCTCGTAGTCGAAACGTGCCAATGGTGTTCCACCTGCCAAAGCAAAGCGAGGCGTGCCCCTTGGTACTGGTGTCGCACGGTGGCGCCGGAAGTCGTCATGGGATGTACGCGTTGGCTTCCGAGGTGTGTCGCAACGGTTTCGTGGTCGCGTGCCTGGAACATGTCACCAGCAACACCGACAACATTCGCCAGCGAATGCGTCAAAGCGGAGTTGGGTTTCGAGCCGCGCTTCTGGAAAGCGCCGATGACATGGTTCCACGAAAGAACCGCCCCTTGGATGTTCGTTTTGCGATCGACCTTGCGGAAAAGTTGAATGCGGATGATCCGCGTTTCAAGGGGCGAATGGATTTGTCCAATATCGCAATCATCGGACATTCTTATGGTGCCTACACCGCCATGGTGGCCTGCGGGGCGAAACCGGTCGAACTGCGGGGGGACCTGTCTGAACCTCGGATCAAACTTGCGGTAGCGCTCAGCCCGCAGAGTTCCAACGGAAAGTTCTTTGACAAAAACAGCTTCAAAAACGTTACGCAACCGTTCGTCGGAATTTCCGGTACGCGGGACATCTCTGGCCAAGGACATCGAGACTTCTTCGAGTTGATTGACAAGGGTGACACGCACCTGCTGTGGTTTCACGACGCGAATCACTTTAGCTTTTCCGACCCAACCGGCGGCCCACGCAGGCTTCCAAATCCTGACACCGACGTAACGAACGCCTTGCAGGTGATCGTGCCTCGCATCCTGGCGAAGTACCTACGTGATGAAGGCGAACTTGACCGCGACATGCGAGAAGAACTGATCCGCAAGAGCTTAGGCGGCACCGTTCGTGAAATAGAATGGAAGGTGAAATCGGATGGCATCCCCCAGTGACGCCTAAGGAAAATCGCCACGACATTCCAGCCGGGTCAAAATCTCGGGCCCGTCTCTGTTTGAGCCAAACACTCTTAACCCGACTTCCTATCAACGAGACACTGCACGCGTTTTCAGAAGCGAACACACAAGCCGATGCCCGTTGCCGGGGGAAGACTCATTCCAACTGGACCATGCCATGACCAACAAACTAACAACCCGAAAACTGACCTACTGTCTATTCGCCTTAATCCTATTTCCGTCGACTCTGGTGGCACAAACCGCCGAAAGTCGACTCCGTGCTCGAATGTCCAGGAACGACGCGAACGGTGACGGCAAACTGACGGAAGCCGAGTTCGATGGTCCTCAGCGTCTCTTCCAGAGACTGGACGTTGACGGTGACGGAATCCTGGTGATCGAAGAAACGGTGGCCAAGATAGAGAACGCTCGATCGAACGTCGCCGACGCAATCGAAACACCTTCAAAAGACGCGACTACTCCGCAGCGAATGACGGCGCGTCAACGACTGCAAGCAATGCGAGGAAACAATAGGCGAATTGTAGAGCCTGATTATGTGGACGTAAAATATGGTGAACATGAACGGCATGTTTTTGACGTCTACCTAGCCGAAACCGACGAACCGGCGCCCTGCATGATCTGGATTCACGGCGGGGGATTTCGCAGAGGCGATAAGTCAGAGGGCGCATTGTTTTCGCGATCTTTCACCGAGAACGGCATCCACTACGTGACACTGAACTATCGACTTAGCCAACATGCGATCGCACCGGCCTGTTTCGACGATTGTGTTCGGGCGTTGCAAACGATCCGGCTGAATGCAGACAAATGGAATATTGACAAGACACGAATCGCGATTGGTGGCGGTTCAGCGGGTGCCGGACTTTCACAGTGGATTGCCTTCAGTCCAGATCAAGCCAACCCGCTCGCCGAGGATCCTGTATTGCATGAATCGTCGCGAGTCACCGCACTCGTCCTGCTCAACGCGCAAACGTCGTACGACTATCGATGGATCAAACAGCACATCCCAGGCGACGCTTGGAAAGGAGACGGCTTGCAGGAACTCTTTGGCTACGACGTCAATCGCTTGGACGAAATCTCCGACCAGAAATACGAGCTGATCGAAGAGTATTCTCCGATCAACCACCTTACCGACGACGATCCACCGATGCTGTTGTTCTATCGCCGTTCCACTGACCCCGAAATCGCCAAAGCCAACGCGATGGATGGCATTCACCATCCTATTTTCGGCACCGAACTGAAGAAGCAGGCCGATCGCTTGGGAGTCAGTTGTCAGGTCTTTTCAGTTGACAGTGAGCAGGAAAAGGCGATCTATCACCGCCGATGGGAACTGGCGGTCGAATTTCTTCACGAGCAGTTCGCAAGTCAAAACTAGGGTTTCTGGTTGCAACCGTAGCTCTAGTGGATGCGTAGTAAGCAACGCACCCGATGGGTGAAATATTCGCATTCAGTGCGGCTTGAATGGAGGTGGTTCGAGTTAGAGGTGGCGTTACCAGTACAGTCGACTCTGCAGGGAAGTCCCGTTTGGCAAAAAACAGAGCGAACAATTCCAAACTTCGCGTGACCAACTAGTGTGAGAGGACGGGGTTTGCGGTAAAACAGCCCTCTCTTCCCATGCTATCTCGCTCAACAGTCACACTCGTCCCATGAACTTGAACGAAGAAAACCTCAACCGAATCGTTAGCGATGTCCTCCGCAAGGTGAATGTTGTTTCAAGTGAAGTGACACCATCCAGTGGAAACGGTGCTGTCCAGTCAGCACGCGCCGCCGTCCTGCGGAAGGCACGCGAACTGGAGATTGTGGAGTTCCCGTTACGACAAATCGGACCTGACGAGATCCTTGTGAAGGTTGAAGCGTGCGGCGTCTGCGGTACCGACATCCATTGCTACAAATCGGATCCTTTTGGGTTGGCTCCGGTTGTCCTTGGGCACGAAGGAACCGGCGAAGTCA
This genomic window contains:
- a CDS encoding glycoside hydrolase family 97 protein, whose amino-acid sequence is MIAASNLSAAPVTVASPNGQVAVSFEVYDGRLFYSVDWQDRSIVEPSKVEILSNAKTSITGHAARESDTKWKPVYGQFSTIRDHHRELTLSLTCNDKPVELVCRVYDSGVGFRFVLPAESAGEKLTYFSECKLVDGETYYSGQRGTQFNDPAKVRRPSVPLVTQRHDGMHVGFLESDLYSAAGFEIMRIGFAAANQTFTGTSWAVCSGEGQVTPWRVILIGETAGDLTINTVALNLAAPCRLSDTSWIKPGKGLWDWRIHGYDNGEFVYDINTRSYLRLIDFCADQGLEYLTVDDHWFTSARDGKMTVSPDVDIAKVISYAQEKGVMIMLYYDRRKGNFGDNTLFEHYAKLGAAGMKYGFMGNKAAFTRESIDAAAKNHLLINFHDGPVPMAGVERTMPNLISREYCHGQQDSRSAFTPETFLKMAMVSSLVGPLDMSNGNFGINSINAGERIKGPKKKNSYISTVVSEVARNLVIYTGLVTLPDAPEEYLKKADLFDFLKQMPATWDDTRILNSKIGNYISVARRTGDEWFIGSVNDQTARQLDIKLDFLNPGQTYEATVFQDSADSHGVKNPEAYEIHTISVKQGDVIPAKMAVGGGHAIILRPSTMAPVAIK
- a CDS encoding alpha/beta hydrolase family protein, which codes for MIKRQAFMLVWLPVLLVTHLHCVQGQDSVIDLPKNLDQARSRNVPMVFHLPKQSEACPLVLVSHGGAGSRHGMYALASEVCRNGFVVACLEHVTSNTDNIRQRMRQSGVGFRAALLESADDMVPRKNRPLDVRFAIDLAEKLNADDPRFKGRMDLSNIAIIGHSYGAYTAMVACGAKPVELRGDLSEPRIKLAVALSPQSSNGKFFDKNSFKNVTQPFVGISGTRDISGQGHRDFFELIDKGDTHLLWFHDANHFSFSDPTGGPRRLPNPDTDVTNALQVIVPRILAKYLRDEGELDRDMREELIRKSLGGTVREIEWKVKSDGIPQ
- a CDS encoding alpha/beta hydrolase fold domain-containing protein, with product MTNKLTTRKLTYCLFALILFPSTLVAQTAESRLRARMSRNDANGDGKLTEAEFDGPQRLFQRLDVDGDGILVIEETVAKIENARSNVADAIETPSKDATTPQRMTARQRLQAMRGNNRRIVEPDYVDVKYGEHERHVFDVYLAETDEPAPCMIWIHGGGFRRGDKSEGALFSRSFTENGIHYVTLNYRLSQHAIAPACFDDCVRALQTIRLNADKWNIDKTRIAIGGGSAGAGLSQWIAFSPDQANPLAEDPVLHESSRVTALVLLNAQTSYDYRWIKQHIPGDAWKGDGLQELFGYDVNRLDEISDQKYELIEEYSPINHLTDDDPPMLLFYRRSTDPEIAKANAMDGIHHPIFGTELKKQADRLGVSCQVFSVDSEQEKAIYHRRWELAVEFLHEQFASQN